AACACGCCGACACCTTCCACACCCTCGGCTTTGAGCTGGATCGCATGGGACAAGAAAAACTCACCATCCGTGCGGTTCCCAGTTTGCTGAAAGAATCCGACACCGAAGCACTGGTACGTGACGTACTCGCGGATTTGATCACGCACGGCGCAAGCAATCGCATTCAGAATGCCATGAATGAAATCTTGGCGACGATGGCTTGCCACGGCTCAGTCCGCGCCAACCGCAAACTCAGTATTCCTGAAATGAACGCACTCTTACGTGACATGGAACGCACCGAACGCAGCGGGCAATGCAACCACGGTCGCCCGACTTGGACACAAATGTCGCTGGAACAAATCGACAAACTGTTTCTGCGAGGTCGCTAATGCACAAAGCGATCTGCATTATGGGACCAACGGGCACGGGCAAAACCGACCTTGCGGTAGCATTACGCAAACATTTTCCTGTCGAAATCATCAGCGTCGACTCTGCCCTCGTGTATAAAGGCATGGATATTGGCAGCGCCAAACCCGATGCCGCCACCCTAGCAGAAGCACCACACCGCCTGATCGACTTTCTTGACCCTGCACAACCCTATTCCGCCGCCGAATTCCGCACCGATGCGTTGCGTGAAATGGCGGACATTACCGCAGCCGGACGTATTCCGCTGTTGGTGGGCGGCACAATGCTCTATTTCCGCGCCCTCGAATACGGTCTGTCGGAATTGCCAGAAGCCGACCCTGCCATTCGCGCACGGCTGGAAGCGGAAGCTGCCACTCACGGCTGGCAAGCGCTGCACGACCGTTTAGCCCGCATTGATCCTGTGGCAGCGCAACGCATCCACCCCAACGACCCGCAACGCCTGCAACGCGCTCTGGAAGTCTTTGAACTGACAGGAAAATCGTTAACCGAATTGCAACAAGCGGCTTGGCATGATGCCTGCCCTTACCAATTATTAAAAATTGCCTTGATCCCCGAAAATCGGGCATGGTTACACGCACGTCTTGCACAACGCTTCGACCAGATGTTGGCACACGGCGTGGTTGACGAAGTACGCCAACTCTTGATGCGCGGCGACCTAAATACCCACCTGCCCGCCATAAGAGCCGTGGGTTATCGGCAAATTTGGGATTATTTAATTAATGAAATAGACTACAATCAAATGCGCGATCGTGCTATTGTCGCTACACGGCGGCTTGCTAAACGTCAAATGACGTGGTTGCGATCCGAGAAAGGCATTATTAGTTACGATCCCCAAGAACTTAACCTTTCATCGGTCATCAGCAACGCTTCAACGTTTATTGGCGGATGAACGGATACGTCCGACAAACTGGCATTCTGGTGAGACGATAGAACTGATAAGCTTTTAGGCGTCGAAGGAAACAAGCGACTGGCTCACGACCACCCCCTAGCTTTAGGTGTGAGACCATAACAACCACAAACCCGAGAATATTTTTTTAGGAGAAGCTCATGTCGAAAGGGCACACATTACAAGAACCCTTCCTTAATGCTCTGAGAAAGGAACGGATTCCTGTCTCGATTTACTTGGTCAACGGCATCAAATTACAGGGTCATGTTGAATCATTTGACCAATTTGTTGTTTTGCTGGGGAATACCGTCAGCCAATTAGTCTACAAACACGCTATTTCCACGATCGTGCCTGCTCGCCCGATCAAATTGGCATTAGCACCAGAAGAATAAATCATTCTACTGAAATCATCAGGAAGGTTGCCGATTGGAACTATTTGAACGCCCCGGCGGCGGTGAAAATGCCGTGCTCGTTCAAATCAGTTTCAATGCGGCAAAAACGGCACAAGATGAAAAGGAATTCATCGAATTGGCGGATTCGGCTGGCGCTCAGGTAGTCGGATTCGTTAATGGATCGCGCCAACGACCTGACCCACGTTACTTTGTGGGCACAGGTAAAGCCGAAGAAATCCGGCAGTTACGTGAATTACGTGACGCTAATCTGGTTATTTTCGACCATTCCCTTTCCCCTGCCCAAGAACGTAACTTGGAAAAATTACTGGAATGCCGTGTCATTGACCGCACGGGTTTGATTCTGGATATTTTCGCCCAACGCGCTCGCAGCCATGAAGGCAAACTTCAGGTTGAACTCGCGCAGCTCAAACACTTGTCTACTCGACTGGTACGCGGCTGGACGCACCTTGAACGCCAAAAAGGCGGCATTGGGATGCGCGGTCCTGGTGAAACCCAGTTAGAAACTGACCGGCGTCTGATTGCCGAACGCATTAAACAAATCGACCGTCGCTTGGAAAAAGTCCAAAACCAACGCGAACAAGGTCGTCAATCACGCAAAAAAGCCGAAATCCCCACCGTTTCACTGGTTGGCTACACCAATGCGGGCAAATCCACCTTATTCAATGCGCTGACCCACGCGGGGGTTTACGTGGCTGACCAACTGTTTGCCACTCTTGACCCGACCTTGCGCCAAGTGCAACTGCCGAATCAACAAGAAATTATTCTCGCCGATACCGTGGGTTTTATTCGTTATCTGCCCCACGATTTGGTGGCGGCGTTCCGCTCGACGTTACAAGAAACCATTGACGCTGACTTGCTGCTACACGTTATTGACAGCCACGACGAACAACTGGAGTTGTTCCGCGAGCAAGTCAATAACGTCATCGCCGAAATTGGGGCGGAGCATGTGCCACAAATCGAAGTCATGAACAAAATCGACCTCGGTGGCTTAAGCCCGCATATTGAGGAAAGCACCGGCACGAACCCTACCCGCATTTACGTGTCCGCCCAGAACAATCTAGGGCTGGATATATTGCTGGAATACTTAGGGAGTTACTTTGCCGGACACATGTTCCAAGGCGATTTGACACTCAAACCCCAACACGCTCGCTTACGCGCCAAGCTGTACGCTGACAAAGCGATCCAGCAAGAAAACATCACGGATGACGGCAACTTCAGCCTGAAGATACTGATCGACCAGCGCAGACTGGAACAATATTTGCGCGAAGAAGGGTTGGCGTTAGACGATTTGTAACAGTCGTAGGGGCGGTTCATGAACCGCCCCTACCGATATTACCCGCGACGCATCACGTCGAAGAATTCACTATTCGTTTTGGTCTTGGAAAGCTTGTCGAACAGCAATTCCATTGCATCCAGATCATCCATGCTGTGCAGGAATTTACGCAACACCCACAGGGTTTGCAGTTCGTCTTGCGTGGTCAGCAACTCTTCGCGACGGGTGCCGGAACGGTTAATGTTAATCGCCGGGAATACACGCTTCTCGGAAATACGGCGATCCAGATGGATTTCCATATTGCCCGTGCCCTTGAATTCTTCGTAGATAACCTCGTCCATTTTGGAACCGGTATCAATCAGCGCGGTGGCAATAATGGTCAAGCTACCACCTTCTTCAATATTACGCGCCGCACCGAAGAAGCGTTTGGGGCGATGCAAGGCATTCGCATCCACACCACCCGTCAATACCTTGCCAGACGACGGCACCACGGTATTGTAAGCCCGCGCCAAGCGGGTAATGGAGTCCAGCAAAATCACCACGTCGCGCTTGTGTTCGACCAGACGCTTGGCTTTTTCGATGACCATTTCGGCAACCTGAACGTGACGCGCTGCCGGTTCATCGAAGGTCGAAGACACCACTTCGCCTTGCACCATGCGTGACATTTCCGTCACCTCTTCCGGGCGTTCGTCGATCAAGAGCACGATCAGGTAACTTTCCGGGTAATTAGAGGCAATGCTCTGCGCAATGTTTTGCAGCATAATGGTTTTACCGGCCTTCGGCGGCGCGATAATCAAACCACGCTGACCTTTACCAAACGGCGCTACGATGTCGATAACGCGGGCAGTAATGTCTTCACGGCTGCCGTTACCACGCTCCATGCGCATCCGTTTATCGGCGTGCAGCGGGGTCAGGTTTTCAAAGGCAATTTTGTTACGCGCACTTTCGGGCGGCTCGAAGTTAATGGTGTCAACTTTCAGAAGTGCAAAGTAACGCTCACTGTCCTTCGGCGGACGAATCTTACCCGATACCGTATCACCGGTACGCAGACCAAAGCGGCGAATCTGGCTGGGGGAAACGTAAATATCATCCGCCCCAGCCAAATAGCTGGAATCATCGGAACGCAGGAAACCAAAACCGTCTTGCAGGATTTCCAGCACGCCATCCCCGTGGATGTCAACGTTGTTGGCTGCATTGGCTTTCAGCAAGGCAAAGATGATGTCTTGTTTGCGGGTGCGAGAAATGCTCTCGATTCCCATGGCTTGTGCCATTTCAAAGACTTCGGCGGCAGATTTCTTTTTGAGTTCAGACAGGTTCATATAGTGATGAATTTGATGGGGATAGTAGGTGTAAACAATCAGGAAGCCCCTGCTCGTGCTGTGTTTCTCAATCGGAAAGCGTGGCTGAATGCCTTACCTTTGCCGTAATCGAAGCTATCGCCCGTTACAGTCTACGCAGAAATCTAGTGATTAAGAAAACGAGACAGGATTTTCAGGAATGAATCTGGATACAGACTCAAGTGCGATTAAACTAGCACGTCAGTTTCACAGAGTCCAGCAAAATAATCCCCGCAAGCCCCAAGGAGACGAAAAATCTCCAGGGGCACGAAGGTCTGTTTAGAGATTTTGGTTAAGGAATGCGGTTAACTGTGATTTAGACAGTGCACCTACCTTAGTCGCAGCCACTTCACCGTTTTTAAACAGCATGAGAGTGGGAATGCCACGGATGCCGTAACGCGGCGGAACACCTTTATTCTCGTCAATGTTCAACTTGGCTACTTTCAGCTTGTCGCCAAACTCACTGGCAATTTCATCCAGCAAGGGGGCAATCATTTTGCACGGCCCGCACCACTCCGCCCAGTAATCAACCAGCACGGGTACAGTGGATTTCAGCACATCTTGATCAAAAGTCGCATCGGAAAGGTAAATAATGTTGTTACTCACAGAAGGGTTCTCCCTGATTTTCGAGGTTTCACGACCGCTATTCTCTACTATTTTGCGCTATCTTTGTAGTATAGCGTTTAAGAACCAATACGGCTTGCGCTAGTCTAATCAGGTCGATAGCGTTTAACCAGAAGGAATACACTCATGAAGCTCTTGTGGATCGTTTCAGCAGCTTTAGCCTTAGCAACATCGACCAGCGTCGCCGCCCCTGATGCGTTTCAAGCCAGTTATACCGTCAGTGCCAAAGGGTTAGACATGGGCATTATGAATGCCAGTTTACACTACGACGGTGAGACGTATACCTACCAAAAAACCACCAAGGCAAACGGTTTAGCCGCCTTACTCAGTGGCGACACCTTGACCGAACGCAGCACTGGCAAGAAACAAGCAGCACAATTAATTCCCGAACAGTACCTGCACCACC
The window above is part of the Thiothrix winogradskyi genome. Proteins encoded here:
- the miaA gene encoding tRNA (adenosine(37)-N6)-dimethylallyltransferase MiaA, whose translation is MHKAICIMGPTGTGKTDLAVALRKHFPVEIISVDSALVYKGMDIGSAKPDAATLAEAPHRLIDFLDPAQPYSAAEFRTDALREMADITAAGRIPLLVGGTMLYFRALEYGLSELPEADPAIRARLEAEAATHGWQALHDRLARIDPVAAQRIHPNDPQRLQRALEVFELTGKSLTELQQAAWHDACPYQLLKIALIPENRAWLHARLAQRFDQMLAHGVVDEVRQLLMRGDLNTHLPAIRAVGYRQIWDYLINEIDYNQMRDRAIVATRRLAKRQMTWLRSEKGIISYDPQELNLSSVISNASTFIGG
- the rho gene encoding transcription termination factor Rho — encoded protein: MNLSELKKKSAAEVFEMAQAMGIESISRTRKQDIIFALLKANAANNVDIHGDGVLEILQDGFGFLRSDDSSYLAGADDIYVSPSQIRRFGLRTGDTVSGKIRPPKDSERYFALLKVDTINFEPPESARNKIAFENLTPLHADKRMRMERGNGSREDITARVIDIVAPFGKGQRGLIIAPPKAGKTIMLQNIAQSIASNYPESYLIVLLIDERPEEVTEMSRMVQGEVVSSTFDEPAARHVQVAEMVIEKAKRLVEHKRDVVILLDSITRLARAYNTVVPSSGKVLTGGVDANALHRPKRFFGAARNIEEGGSLTIIATALIDTGSKMDEVIYEEFKGTGNMEIHLDRRISEKRVFPAININRSGTRREELLTTQDELQTLWVLRKFLHSMDDLDAMELLFDKLSKTKTNSEFFDVMRRG
- the hflX gene encoding ribosome rescue GTPase HflX, whose product is MELFERPGGGENAVLVQISFNAAKTAQDEKEFIELADSAGAQVVGFVNGSRQRPDPRYFVGTGKAEEIRQLRELRDANLVIFDHSLSPAQERNLEKLLECRVIDRTGLILDIFAQRARSHEGKLQVELAQLKHLSTRLVRGWTHLERQKGGIGMRGPGETQLETDRRLIAERIKQIDRRLEKVQNQREQGRQSRKKAEIPTVSLVGYTNAGKSTLFNALTHAGVYVADQLFATLDPTLRQVQLPNQQEIILADTVGFIRYLPHDLVAAFRSTLQETIDADLLLHVIDSHDEQLELFREQVNNVIAEIGAEHVPQIEVMNKIDLGGLSPHIEESTGTNPTRIYVSAQNNLGLDILLEYLGSYFAGHMFQGDLTLKPQHARLRAKLYADKAIQQENITDDGNFSLKILIDQRRLEQYLREEGLALDDL
- the hfq gene encoding RNA chaperone Hfq; amino-acid sequence: MSKGHTLQEPFLNALRKERIPVSIYLVNGIKLQGHVESFDQFVVLLGNTVSQLVYKHAISTIVPARPIKLALAPEE
- the trxA gene encoding thioredoxin TrxA translates to MSNNIIYLSDATFDQDVLKSTVPVLVDYWAEWCGPCKMIAPLLDEIASEFGDKLKVAKLNIDENKGVPPRYGIRGIPTLMLFKNGEVAATKVGALSKSQLTAFLNQNL